One part of the Rutidosis leptorrhynchoides isolate AG116_Rl617_1_P2 chromosome 1, CSIRO_AGI_Rlap_v1, whole genome shotgun sequence genome encodes these proteins:
- the LOC139883285 gene encoding protein unc-13 homolog, protein MPIESTAGYMVPAVSSTVLTDPFGQLSLDLSNSELRETAYEIFVGACRSPGGSRPLTYVSQSSGKSSDRSSSSLPSLQRSLTLTAASKVKKALGMKSKKKNSDRPVTEDRPATVGELIRVQMRISEQVDSRVRRALLRIAAGQLGRRIESIVLPVEFLHQFKSSDFPTQREFEVWQRRHLKVLEAGLLLHPKLPLDRKDTSAQQLRQIIRGAREKPMETGKHSDAVQTLRAVTTQLACRSIDDYAPDTCHWADGVPLNLRLYQVLLEALFDVEEPTSMIEEVDEVLELIKKTWGILGIDQKFHNLCFSWVLFNHYVCTGQVEDDFLFAADNLLLEVKKDAKSTLDSGYSKILCSTMNSMLEWAERGLLAYHESFYRSNIDIMRSILSLGLSAATVLAEENPRENGTMNVTDVANAKVDIYIRSSMRKAFCQESEKVRVSRKSAKSQLNNLPALCMLAQDVTDLAFTEKEIYSPILQTWHPLAVGVAVATLHSCFGQEVQKFVSGIKELTPDIIQVLISADKLEKDLVQMAVEDSVNSDDGGKSIIQEMTPYEAEAVIVDLVKSWIKIRVDRLEEWVDRNLQQEVWNPKANRERFAPSAVEVLRTIDETLEAFFLLPIPMHPDLLPGLMNGLDKCLQDYILKAKSGSGSRSSFLPVLPPLTRCDGGSKLGVFKKKDRSHILQRSKSRLNTIDDNDSYDITRLCVRVNTFNHIRKDLEVLEKRTITHLKSIGIREGSIVDGSRKNFKLSSSTCVEAIRQVCEATAYKLVFHELSHVFWDGLYTGELSYSRIEPFLQELEQNLEIIAETVQDNTIRTRLITNIMRASFEGFLLVLLAGGPSRNFTLDDALIIQEDFRFLMDLFWSNGDGLPRELIDRHSVLVKGVLPLFSSDTASLIETFKCLMIDSHGSSTKSRLPLPSTADQWGPSEPNTILRVLCHRNDKAATTFLKKTYNLPKKL, encoded by the exons ATGCCAATTGAAAGTACCGCCGGTTACATGGTTCCGGCAGTATCATCAACCGTTTTGACCGATCCTTTCGGTCAGTTATCTTTAGATCTCTCTAACTCCGAGCTACGAGAAACTGCTTATGAGATCTTCGTCGGAGCTTGTCGGAGTCCCGGCGGAAGCAGGCCGTTAACTTACGTGTCTCAGTCGTCCGGCAAGTCATCTGACAGGTCATCGTCGTCGTTGCCGTCATTGCAGAGGTCGTTGACGTTAACGGCGGCTAGTAAAGTGAAGAAAGCGTTAGGTatgaagtctaaaaagaagaataGTGATAGGCCGGTGACGGAGGACCGGCCGGCGACGGTTGGTGAGTTGATTAGGGTTCAGATGAGGATTTCGGAACAGGTTGATTCTAGGGTTAGACGTGCACTATTGCGAATTGCTGCTGGGCAG CTTGGCAGGCGCATTGAGTCGATAGTTCTACCTGTAGAATTTTTACACCAGTTTAAGTCCTCTGATTTCCCGACACAGAGAGAATTTGAAGTATGGCAGAGAAGACACTTGAAGGTACTTGAGGCTGGATTGTTACTCCACCCTAAACTACCTCTTGACAGAAAAGACACATCAGCTCAACAGCTCCGCCAGATCATACGTGGCGCTCGTGAAAAGCCCATGGAGACTGGGAAACATAGTGATGCGGTTCAGACTTTAAGGGCTGTTACAACACAGCTTGCTTGTCGGTCAATTGATGATTATGCCCCTGACACATGCCATTGGGCGGATGGGGTCCCATTGAATCTGAGGCTTTATCAAGTTCTTCTTGAAGCTCTTTTTGATGTTGAAGAGCCAACATCCATGATTGAAGAGGTTGATGAAGTGTTAGAACTTATTAAAAAGACCTGGGGTATTTTAGGAATAGACCAGAAGTTTCATAATCTTTGTTTCTCATGGGTTTTGTTTAACCATTACGTTTGTACGGGTCAAGTTGAGGATGATTTTCTTTTTGCTGCCGATAATTTATTGTTAGAAGTCAAGAAAGATGCAAAGTCAACTTTGGATTCAGGGTATTCCAAGATTTTGTGTTCGACAATGAACTCGATGCTGGAGTGGGCAGAAAGAGGTCTTTTAGCTTACCATGAGTCCTTTTACAGGAGTAATATTGACATAATGCGAAGTATTCTCTCTCTTGGGTTATCTGCAGCCACCGTTTTGGCAGAAGAAAATCCTCGTGAAAATGGTACAATGAATGTCACTGATGTTGCAAATGCTAAAGTTGACATTTACATCAGGTCATCGATGCGCAAGGCTTTTTGTCAG GAAAGCGAGAAAGTACGTGTAAGCAGGAAATCAGCGAAAAGCCAACTAAATAACCTTCCCGCACTCTGCATGCTTGCACAAGATGTTACTGACTTAGCATTTACTGAAAAGGAAATATACAGTCCAATACTTCAAACATGGCATCCTCTTGCAGTAGGTGTAGCTGTAGCAACTCTTCATTCTTGTTTTGGGCAAGAGGTACAAAAGTTTGTCTCAGGGATTAAAGAATTGACTCCTGATATAATACAAGTACTGATATCAGCCGACAAGCTGGAAAAGGATTTGGTACAGATGGCGGTGGAAGATTCGGTCAATAGTGATGATGGTGGAAAGTCAATAATTCAAGAGATGACTCCTTATGAAGCTGAAGCTGTGATTGTAGATTTGGTCAAATCTTGGATAAAGATCCGAGTTGATAGACTCGAGGAATGGGTTGATAGAAATTTGCAACAAGAG GTGTGGAACCCAAAAGCAAACAGAGAACGGTTTGCTCCTTCTGCAGTAGAAGTTCTGAGAACTATTGATGAAACTCTAGAAGCGTTCTTTCTATTGCCAATACCAATGCATCCCGATTTACTTCCTGGGTTGATGAATGGCCTTGATAAATGCCTTCAAGATTACATATTGAAGGCAAAATCTGGTTCTG gaTCTCGAAGTTCTTTTCTTCCCGTATTGCCTCCTTTGACTCGATGTGACGGTGGCTCAAAACTCGGTGTATTCAAGAAAAAAGATAGGTCACATATACTTCAACGGAGTAAATCTCGACTGAACACTATAGATGATAATGATTCCTATGATATAACACGATTGTGTGTACGTGTTAATACTTTTAACCATATCAGAAAAGATTTAGAAGTGTTGGAGAAGAGGACGATCACCCACTTAAAAAGTATCGGAATTCGCGAGGGTAGTATCGTTGATGGTTCGAGAAAAAACTTTAAGTTATCTTCGTCTACTTGTGTTGAAGCAATTCGACAAGTATGTGAGGCAACTGCATATAAGCTCGTGTTTCACGAGTTAAGTCATGTATTTTGGGATGGTTTATACACTGGGGAACTTTCATATTCAAGAATCGAACCTTTTCTACAAGAGCTAGAACAGAATCTCGAAATTATAGCAGAAACCGTACAAGATAATACCATACGAACACGACTGATCACTAACATAATGAGAGCTTCTTTTGAAGGTTTTTTGTTGGTTTTGTTAGCCGGAGGGCCTTCTCGTAATTTCACTCTTGATGATGCGTTGATCATACAAGAAGATTTCCGGTTTCTTATGGATTTGTTTTGGTCAAATGGTGATGGGTTACCACGCGAACTGATAGACAGACATTCAGTCTTGGTGAAAGGTGTACTACCCCTTTTCTCGAGTGATACCGCTAGCCTTATTGAAACTTTTAAGTGTTTAATGATTGATAGTCACGGTTCATCTACCAAATCAAGACTTCCTTTACCTTCAACTGCTGACCAGTGGGGTCCGTCTGAACCAAACACGATTTTGAGAGTTTTGTGTCATCGTAATGACAAGGCAGCCACTACCTTCCTAAAAAAGACTTACAATCTACCAAAAAAACTGTAA
- the LOC139883294 gene encoding pentatricopeptide repeat-containing protein At2g22070-like codes for MHPKYKLKESIDALYRHTRYVNSDTYTRLVLDCVRLSDPLQANRLQSHMDQNLYEPTTTFIHNRLLDVYAKSGKLLDARNLFDKMPQRDTISYNAMLKALSKTGSADELQELFNSMPRRDSVSYNTVIAGLGSRGMAREALEVFVRMLKDGVEVTGYSYVSVLNACSRVLDFMCGKQVHGKVVVYGLMCNGFVCNALTDLYAKCGEIDAARWLFDRMRDKNVVSWNLMISGYMKNQLPEECLELFREMKLLGLDPDMVTVSNVLGALIQMGRIDEAHKLFADIKEKDVIFWTTMIVGYVQNGREEDALLLFSEMLMDNVRPDKYTISNVVSSCARLASLFYGQAIHGISVQMGVDNDTRVASALVDMYSKCGEPNIARKIFNTIQVKTIVSWNTMISGYAQNGKDLEALGLFEKLLNENVIKPDSITFVGVLSACTHEGLIEKGEQYFHFMTQEYGIVPTLDHYACMINLLGRSGCIKKAVELIKFMPLKPTSLIWSTLLSVCKLHNEIEHGAMAAKHLFEVDPSNAEPYITLSNMYAAKGMWENVATLRSLMNRNNIKKFAAYSWVEIDGKVYKFVSEDRTHPESEAIYRELNKLIKRLLKDGFIPNKNLVLHDVGDDEKIQSICYHSEKLALAYGLMRKPNGQQPIRILKNIRVCGDCHLFMKFVSRIIGRTIILRDSNRFHHFVEGSCSCKDLW; via the coding sequence ATGCATCCAAAGTACAAGCTCAAGGAATCAATCGATGCCCTTTACAGACACACTCGATATGTCAACTCAGACACATACACTCGACTCGTTCTTGATTGTGTTCGACTCAGTGACCCTCTTCAAGCCAATCGCTTACAATCTCACATGGATCAAAATCTCTACGAACCCACAACCACTTTTATCCATAATCGTCTCCTTGACGTGTACGCTAAATCAGGCAAACTTTTGGACGCACGGAACCTGTTTGATAAAATGCCTCAACGAGATACCATCAGTTACAATGCCATGTTAAAAGCTTTATCAAAAACCGGGTCAGCTGATGAGTTACAAGAGCTTTTTAATAGCATGCCACGTCGAGATTCTGTTTCGTATAATACCGTGATTGCGGGTTTGGGTAGTAGAGGTATGGCACGTGAGGCGTTGGAGGTGTTTGTTAGGATGCTGAAAGATGGAGTTGAGGTTACTGGGTATAGTTATGTGAGTGTGTTGAATGCGTGTTCGCGGGTTTTGGATTTCATGTGTGGGAAACAAGTTCATGGAAAGGTTGTAGTGTATGGTTTGATGTGTAATGGTTTTGTTTGTAATGCGTTGACTGATTTGTATGCTAAGTGTGGTGAGATTGATGCTGCTCGTTGGTTGTTTGATCGAATGCGTGATAAGAATGTGGtgtcatggaatttgatgatttcTGGATATATGAAAAACCAGTTGCCAGAAGAATGTCTAGAGTTGTTTCGCGAAATGAAGTTGTTGGGTTTAGATCCGGATATGGTTACAGTTTCGAATGTTCTTGGTGCGTTAATTCAAATGGGCCGGATAGATGAGGCACATAAACTTTTTGCTGATATTAAGGAAAAAGATGTAATATTTTGGACAACAATGATTGTGGGTTATGTCCAAAACGGGAGAGAAGAGGATGCTTTGTTGTTATTTAGTGAAATGTTGATGGATAATGTTAGGCCCGACAAGTATACCATTTCGAATGTGGTTAGTTCATGTGCTCGATTGGCGTCTTTGTTTTATGGTCAGGCGATACATGGAATATCGGTTCAAATGGGAGTTGATAATGATACACGTGTCGCTAGTGCCCTTGTTGATATGTATTCAAAATGTGGTGAACCAAATATTGCCCGAAAGATAtttaatacaatacaagttaaaaCGATAGTTTCATGGAATACTATGATCTCGGGTTATGCCCAAAACGGTAAGGATTTAGAGGCGCTTGGACTTTTTGAAAAATTGTTGAATGAAAATGTAATAAAGCCAGATAGCATTACTTTTGTTGGTGTTCTTTCGGCTTGTACTCACGAAGGGCTTATTGAAAAAGGAGAACAATATTTTCATTTTATGACACAAGAATATGGAATAGTACCAACTTTAGATCATTATGCATGCATGATCAACCTTCTTGGTCGTTCAGGTTGTATAAAGAAGGCCGTTGAACTAATAAAGTTTATGCCTTTGAAACCTACTAGTCTTATATGGTCTACCCTTTTGTCTGTTTGTAAACTGCATAATGAGATTGAACATGGTGCGATGGCGGCAAAACACTTATTTGAGGTTGACCCATCGAACGCCGAACCTTATATTACTCTTTCCAATATGTATGCTGCTAAGGGTATGTGGGAAAATGTGGCAACATTGAGATCTCTTATGAATAGAAACAATATTAAGAAGTTTGCTGCGTATAGTTGGGTTGAAATCGATggaaaggtgtataagtttgtgtcAGAAGATCGAACACATCCTGAATCAGAAGCaatttatcgtgaattaaataagcttATAAAAAGGTTATTGAAAGATGGATTTATTCCAAATAAGAATCTGGTATTGCATGATGTTGGGGACGATGAGAAGATTCAATCGATATGTTATCATAGTGAGAAATTAGCACTTGCATATGGATTAATGAGGAAACCTAATGGACAGCAACCTATTAGGATATTAAAGAATATTCGAGTTTGTGGTGATTGTCATTTGTTTATGAAGTTTGTTTCAAGAATCATTGGTCGCACCATCATATTGAGGGATTCGAATAGATTTCATCACTTTGTTGAGGGATCTTGCTCATGCAAGGACCTCTGGTGA